From Papaver somniferum cultivar HN1 unplaced genomic scaffold, ASM357369v1 unplaced-scaffold_43, whole genome shotgun sequence:
tttatatagcgattcctcatagtggatgacagctaagagatccactattttcggaatcactatgCGATACATTCGCTCATTTACAATCTCTCATTCTCGCACAAACTACACTTCGCATAGAACATTATACTTTACTCGTGATcttgctgacatcatccaatacgtcacttcaGCTCTGCCATGTGCGATAGTCCTCGCTTACatcagataatccttacttcgcatacttattgatatgtgcgatattccactcctacattttgcctcttctcatttcgcttacattgtgaagtgagcgatatgagaaatttccATCCTATAATATTGCATGTGTATATGTTTTTGTATTCTATCTTGCCGACACTCCTTCAGAATTCCAGTTTTCCTTAATTACGCGTGCATTTTTAACCACTTATTATCTGACACGTCATTTTAACCGCCTGTTTTTATTCGTTCATTCTTCGCATTAATGAAACCTTGAAAAATGGGACTGATTTttccttatatatcttctttcgtcttcttcttctttgtactttcttgtttcatcttctctgctAATGCTTTCTCTGATCAAAGCTAAATTCATTTCTTTCTACTTTCTACCCATTTCCATTCCCATTCTAAAAATGGCTTATCCTGGCAAGAAGATGGAGACAGAATTCAATAGGTTGAAGAATGAACTCCATTTGAGAGGTTACTCACTTTCTCTTCCCCCATCATCtgactattcatccaaacttagtCTTGATTTGATCAATTCCGATCAATCGAATAATCAAAGAGTTATTATTTCATTGGGACAACTTTCCATTCTTCCAATTCCCTTGTTTAACCCCGAAATACccctattttatgaaattcttgctgatgaTCGATTCGCATGGGGAATATTCCAACCAAGTGGTGATGTGATTAGAATAACATTGGAATATTCTCGTCGCGCAGCTGGGCTAGAATTCTCTTATCCTTATGAGGTGCGAAGCGAATCGCATCGTGATAAGGTCAATGATTCTACCGAatatactcttgataatttcttcaaaaaTTACTATGTTGCAATTATGAAAAGTAATTTAACTAAATGGGTCTTtcgcttaagaagaaaagatggtgTCGCTGAAGATGAGAGgatcatgcgagatgttgattggaataACAAATCTAACAATTCTGATCGCAGATCTAATGACTGGAGCTGGCTTAATTGCCCTGTCATTCTAGAGGGTCCTTATATTTCTGGTAAAGCTGAGGATGGTTCGCATAAATGTTCTCAATCTCGCATAATTTCTTCAAATTTCTTATAGTCGTATAAATGTTCTCAATTTCGCATAATAATCCCATTTTTTGCAGATTTCTAAGATGTCCAAAACTTCACAGAATGCATCAGCTTCGCagaataataaagtaagaaacattctttttgattttaacaatattgttgcctctgtttcttatcttgattattcgcgtaggtgaaATCTTTAGGTGATAAGACTTCAAACAAAGGCAAGTATATTCCTAAAAGGCCTACATCTAAATCTTCATCAAaaacgacatctacaatggatgaTCTATCTTGGAAGCGTAAAAGATACGATTCCTCTTCAAGTCCGGAATCTAGCGAGGATGATATCTCTGTTTCTGATGATTCATCAATTCCTTCTTCTTTTAAAGAGTTGTCCAATCTTTTTGCTGGAGATCTCCTAACTGCtgttgataatgaagaattaAATCGTGCTTTTGGAATGGTTTCTAAAATATGCGATACTCCTACTTTAGATGATTCATCTCTTCGTGGAGCTTCCTCTGCGATAAATCCAAACCTCCAATTCACAATCAGCTCTTTGGTAATATTTGCAATTTTaccttttgtcttttccttagtcTTGCTTTATTCCTAATAGTATTACTTCCTTTCGTTCTCGCAGGGATCCCGTTTATCTTATGTAATCTCCTCGGATTACCAAAGGGGACTtactaaacttgagaaagaaaATGCCAAGCTTAAAGATGAGAATTCAACCAATTCTGATTTGATATGCAGATCCcgagaaagaaatgatgaactcattggtatgtagcctttattttccttgttcttCTATTTCATGCAATAATTCGcatttcttattttgttatattCGCAGACCTGTATAACCTTTCGGATGAGGCTGCCAATCTTCCTGATGGTGAAACCCTTTTAGAAcaccttaattcttctttaaataaCTATCTCAACCAAGGGTTTGAAAATCTGAGTTTGGAAGAATTAAGATTCACATATGCTGCTCTAGAAAAAGCCATAGATCTTTATTGACTACATTTAATAAATTTAAACGTCGTCTTCATGAGAGCCAAGAACAAATTCAATTTTTGGAAACAAAGAAGAATAAGCTTAttgatgagaaagatgtgatcactcttaagggtgcgaaagcactagaaaaattccaagaatccattgttgaggttcaaaaaaaatgtgatttagctttgagcgaaaagaacatacttgtcgaagaaagaaatttaattcgTTCTCGgcttctcatagaaagcgaagctgaatttagttgggctgctagagttctgaatgatgctagaaAGGACTTAACCATAAACGTGAGCCTTCAAGCTGAACAATCCGCATTGGTTAAAGACATTGTTTCCAACTATGAAGGTCAAATATTGCTTTTTTAATACTTATCTTTATTTTGAGAATGACACATTTAAGTTTTCTCCACGGCCCCGGCCTTATCTGgatactatgatccaactaattaaacacggtACTGTGATCCGACTAACTAATACATTATGATATGACACGACAAAGTAAATAATGGGACCGTTCTACTATGACCCGACTAAATAAATATGCTCCCGACTATTATGAACAGGACCAACTAACACAATAAGTTTAATGTGGGTCGTAGGCCCCGGCCCTATCCGGCTACTATgatctgatgcgtgtcgtaagtgaaacaaattaatcaagatatttcccactaagtAAATTgtaatatagtggtagtaagaAATCGTTCCCACGGAAAGttatgtaattgatatgttatttgatcagaaaaaatataataaaaggaAAACACAAAGGGGGATTGTttgattaaaataaaataaaaagaataacaattaaaagaaagatgatcaaaGAATCATTCGTCGATTTTTCTATGCTTATATATCTTAAAATATAATACAGCTaaataatatttaaaatttatattaattaaatatttAATACCTAAACAATAATAGAATTGAACATTAACTGAAATAGTCGGGAGCAAAATCGTTTTAGAGTTTTGTTTATTGTTTGGTCGGTCGATCAATATCTTTTCATGTGATAATAGTCGTGAGAAAAACcacatatttagttggtcgtatcatattgtagtgtgttagttagtcggatCACAATAACgatttaattagttggatcatagtagccaGATAGGGTAGGGGTCTAAATCAAATTTTGTCAGCTGGTCAATATCCTCGCATAAAATTATAGTCCTCCGATAATGACTGGTACAGTGTTTAGGTAATCATGTCATAGTAGCCGGGGCCTGCAGCCCAGCCTTTAATCAGTGGATCCAAATTAGCCGGGCCATATGACCTTGCGTTGGATTACAAATCTAGAGAGTTGGCCTATATATTTCACAATCGATGGATCCACTTACAGTTTTAGGAGGGGTCTTTGTCGATGGTTTCCCGCTCCAAATGCTCAACAACATCTGGAATTGTAGAGATTTATTTAGTGCGACCATAATTATTTGAACCATGAAATATAGAATAGAAgtataaaaaccatcatcaagtTAGATACTTTATCGGTTAACCAACTCCTTTAGCTATACAAACTCTTCAAAAAATCACCAATCCGTGGTTAGAACGAAGACAATCCAAATGAAAATACAACGTATACCATATAAACTGCCTTGAACATTAAATCCAATCTAATATAATTCCATAATCACAAAACCCATTAAAGAAAAACTATATAGAATCCGGAGCACATATTACCCCCAAACTTGGAGTGCGCTTTTGACAAAAAGATTCTTCTTTGCCATCTAGGTGTGGAAAACAGACTTAAACTCTGCACCAAATACCATCTCCTGAAAATATTAATAGAATTATTTGGTAATCTGCGTTACGTATTTAACTGCAAATGTGTAAAATCAAAGTTCAAAATTAAATAAAACACATTGACAAACACAAATAATTCCATTAAACCTAAGAGTTAGTCATATAGATTAGATatttagctgctagattggccgtCCACGTCAGCATGGACAATTTTCTTAGACCTATGATATGGCCAATTTAGCAACGAAACGCTGAACAGTATAGCGTCCAACGCTGAGCCATACAACTCCGAACGCGAGACGAAACAACACTCAAGAAAATAAGACAGTGATGCTGACTACTTAGTAGCTATAGTCTACAACGTACGAATTAAATAGTGCTCAAATAAATAAATAGTGCTCAAATGTCTATAGAGTACGAATTAAGTAATCTCTTCGACCAGTTTTAAGTAATCTCTTCGACCAGTTCCTGCATAAGCGTAAACGTACAAATGCACAACATAATCAGAATTCTTTACTCAAGTAGTAAATTACTGAACTGAGACTATTCACATCTAACAACTTAACAGTAACAGATTGTTGCAACATTTAGAAACAGGCTCCCTAGCAAGTCCAATGTAGACCTGAGCTTTAAGCTTATTAGGAATTATCAAAGCAATCAGGTCTTAGCTTTGAGCTTTAAGCTTATTAGTAAGCCTGAGCTTTAAACTTAAAAGCACAAATAGTGTATGTTGAGCGAGGAAATGTTGTCAGCTTGTTCAGTAGTACTACAATATTGCTTGACCCGAGTAGCTAAGGCTTTTAATTATATGGCaataatgtcctaaaactatggcTAGTGTCGGTGTGGCTCTATTATCGGTTGGAACGATCGACATGTTTCCTGAAACTTGGTTGGATGTTAAAATTTAAATGTACGTATATATGGCATAAGCATGTCATGGCCTTACTATTATAGCCTGTATATGCATGACCTTACCCCAATCATGCTGGTAGAGTAACTTGGCTGCATTTCTTGTAACCTGGCAATTTTATGATGATACATACACTACTATAAAACCTAACAaagcatatataaaaaaaacaagaagaacctACCTCAGATGGTGCCACGTGATTcttcaaaaaaacaaagaaaaatctaaaAGATAACTAATGACCCCAACTAATTGTTTTCTCAAGAACTTCAGCCAAAACCACTCACCGAGTCTCCGCAGCAGGTCTGCCAAAACTTGATGGCTAAAAATGAATATATTGATAAACTAGTACATCATAAAACTGGATTTTGTGCCCATGCTACGCACCGGGCGGATCAGAAAACCAaccaccatttttttcttttaaccatatttttggtttggtgtgGTATGGCTTCGCCTCACCTAGTCTCGATGTATACTTAGGATTTTTGATCAATCTGTACGTGCACCACTGTCTCACATGCATATGTCAATTATAGCTGTGATGTTTTTGACCGGCAGTTTATGATAATCTCACCAGCAGTAGATACTTATGATAAGTAATTGGCCACTAAACAAATGCTTTTTTTTCTATATAAACTCGATCAACTTTCATTGAAATTTATTATCAACTGCTCCAGCAATTGTAGTTCTCTACAAACTTCAATATATAGGGCAACAATCATCAACCATCTATGGCGCATCATGGTGTTTCAGGTCTAGTTGGGAAACTTGTAACTGAATTGGAGGTCCATTGCAATGCTGACGCATACTATAAAATCTTTAAGCACCAAGAAGATGTACCAAAGGCAATGCCTCATCTTTACACTGGCGGAAAAGTTATCAGTGGAGATGCAACCCGTTCTGGTTGTATCAAGGAATGGAACTACATTCTTGGTATTTACAGACACAATGTTATTGCAACGATCCCATTTTAAATATTATTAACGTGCTTTGGATTGGTTTAAACTTTGTAATAACTTAACTTTACACTGGTTCTATTTGTGCATGCAGAGGGTAAGGCGCTGATCGCAGTGGAGGAAACAACACATGACGATGAAACAAGGACCTTAACACACCGCATAACTGGAGGAGATTTGACAAAGGATTACAAAAAGTTCGTTAAGATcgttgaagttaatccaaagcCTAATGGACATGGAAGCATTGTGACTGTATCCCTTGTGTATGAGAAAATGAACGAGGGTTCTCCAACTCCTTTTAATTATCTACAATTTGTCCATCAGACCATTGTAGGCTTGAATTCTCACATCTGCGCTTCTTAGTAAAATATATCC
This genomic window contains:
- the LOC113342557 gene encoding major latex protein 15-like, translating into MAHHGVSGLVGKLVTELEVHCNADAYYKIFKHQEDVPKAMPHLYTGGKVISGDATRSGCIKEWNYILEGKALIAVEETTHDDETRTLTHRITGGDLTKDYKKFVKIVEVNPKPNGHGSIVTVSLVYEKMNEGSPTPFNYLQFVHQTIVGLNSHICAS